In a single window of the Prochlorococcus marinus XMU1412 genome:
- the purH gene encoding bifunctional phosphoribosylaminoimidazolecarboxamide formyltransferase/IMP cyclohydrolase: protein MSPLALVSVSDKKNIIPFCKELVEQFNYKILSSGGTAKHLIEAKIPVIKVADFTNSPEILGGRVKTLHPKIHGGILAKRTDAGHKKDVEANNLELIDLVVVNLYPFKKTVDQGAKWEDAIENIDIGGPSMIRSAAKNHKDVSVLVDPSQYQNFLEESKKGELKDSYKSKLALEAFQHTADYDTAISNWISKERDLQSSKYIESYPLIKTLRYGENPHQKAFWYGFSNVGWNSAEQLQGKDLSYNNLLDLESALSTVLEFGYAEKDEPTTDMFASVILKHNNPCGASISNSASKAFLNALECDSVSAFGGIVAFNSNIDSETAIHLKDIFLECVVAPSFDEKALEILKVKKNLRILKFSKDQLPKKNQNSTKSIMGGLLVQDTDDSEEKIENWISVTNKKPSNQINLDLNFAWKICKHVKSNAIVIAKDQKTIGIGAGQMNRVGAAKIALKSAGRLCSGAVLASDGFFPFADTVELANEYGIKAIIQPGGSLRDQESIDMCNLKEISMVFTQKRHFLH, encoded by the coding sequence ATGTCTCCATTAGCTTTAGTGAGTGTCTCTGATAAAAAAAATATAATCCCATTTTGTAAGGAATTGGTAGAGCAATTTAATTATAAAATTCTATCAAGTGGAGGAACTGCCAAACATCTTATAGAGGCAAAAATTCCAGTTATTAAAGTTGCTGATTTTACTAATTCTCCAGAAATTCTTGGAGGTAGAGTTAAAACTTTACATCCAAAAATACACGGGGGGATATTAGCTAAAAGAACTGATGCGGGACATAAAAAAGATGTAGAAGCTAACAATCTTGAGTTAATTGACTTAGTTGTTGTAAATTTATATCCTTTTAAAAAAACTGTAGATCAGGGAGCTAAATGGGAAGATGCTATTGAAAATATCGATATAGGAGGGCCATCTATGATTCGTTCTGCAGCTAAAAATCATAAAGATGTTTCCGTTTTAGTAGATCCTAGTCAGTATCAAAATTTTCTTGAAGAAAGTAAAAAAGGTGAATTGAAAGACTCATATAAATCAAAATTAGCCCTTGAAGCTTTTCAACATACAGCAGACTATGACACTGCAATATCTAATTGGATAAGCAAAGAAAGAGATTTACAATCTTCAAAATATATTGAATCTTATCCACTAATCAAAACCTTAAGATATGGGGAGAATCCGCATCAAAAAGCTTTCTGGTATGGTTTTAGTAACGTTGGATGGAACTCAGCAGAACAATTACAAGGAAAAGACTTAAGTTATAACAATCTATTAGATCTAGAGTCGGCACTTTCAACAGTTTTAGAATTTGGCTACGCAGAAAAAGATGAACCTACAACCGACATGTTTGCATCTGTCATTTTAAAACACAATAATCCGTGTGGTGCTTCTATAAGTAATTCAGCTTCTAAAGCGTTTTTGAATGCTTTGGAATGCGACTCTGTTAGTGCCTTTGGAGGAATAGTCGCTTTTAATTCAAATATTGATAGTGAGACCGCAATTCACCTCAAAGATATTTTCTTAGAGTGTGTCGTCGCTCCATCTTTTGATGAGAAAGCTTTAGAAATTTTAAAAGTTAAAAAGAATTTAAGAATTTTAAAGTTTTCAAAAGATCAACTTCCAAAAAAGAATCAAAATTCTACTAAATCAATAATGGGAGGATTACTAGTTCAAGATACTGACGATAGTGAAGAAAAAATTGAAAATTGGATTTCAGTAACTAATAAAAAGCCTAGTAATCAAATTAACTTAGATCTAAATTTTGCATGGAAAATTTGTAAACACGTTAAATCTAATGCCATTGTTATTGCAAAAGACCAAAAAACTATTGGTATTGGAGCTGGTCAAATGAATAGAGTTGGAGCAGCAAAAATTGCATTAAAATCAGCTGGCAGGTTATGTTCTGGTGCTGTCTTGGCCAGCGATGGGTTTTTCCCATTTGCAGATACTGTAGAACTAGCAAATGAGTATGGAATAAAAGCTATTATCCAACCTGGAGGAAGTTTAAGAGATCAAGAAAGTATTGACATGTGCAATTTAAAAGAAATCTCAATGGTATTTACGCAAAAAAGGCACTTCTTACATTAA
- a CDS encoding alpha/beta hydrolase, with product MKYAINHEFVSISSQTATHRIILMHGWGADSDDLLSFGKEMTEKINLDFEVISLRAPGLHPSGQGRQWYGLYPHDWNGAEVEVNKLLVTLNKFDTYQIPLRKTILLGFSQGAAMAIDAGFKLNFGLIVACSGYPHPNWDPKEKFSPLIISHGLFDNVVPIDASRTIYEKVKSKSSKFCELLEFDGFHQIDSKLINFISSNISNIF from the coding sequence ATGAAATATGCTATTAATCATGAATTTGTCTCGATTAGCTCTCAAACTGCAACTCATAGAATTATTTTGATGCATGGTTGGGGAGCTGATTCAGATGATCTTTTATCATTTGGAAAGGAGATGACTGAAAAAATAAATCTTGATTTTGAGGTAATTTCTTTGAGGGCTCCTGGATTACACCCAAGCGGTCAGGGAAGACAGTGGTATGGATTATACCCACATGATTGGAATGGAGCTGAGGTTGAAGTAAATAAACTTTTAGTTACATTAAATAAATTTGATACTTACCAGATTCCACTAAGAAAAACAATTTTGTTGGGATTCTCTCAGGGGGCGGCAATGGCAATTGATGCGGGATTCAAGTTAAATTTTGGATTAATTGTTGCTTGTAGTGGTTATCCTCATCCCAACTGGGACCCGAAAGAAAAATTCTCGCCATTGATTATTAGTCATGGTTTATTTGATAACGTTGTGCCTATAGATGCTTCTAGGACTATTTATGAAAAGGTAAAAAGTAAGTCTTCTAAATTTTGTGAATTATTAGAATTCGATGGATTTCATCAAATTGATTCAAAATTAATAAATTTTATAAGTTCAAATATAAGTAATATTTTTTAA
- a CDS encoding DUF3155 domain-containing protein: MSKKRKRISRRRLAGQRVMAHVPIYHIETGKHKPVTAARRFIAENGLSAPSVFNVRRNEHTTDRFFWGEKGLFSAQYAEENHFLFPSLKVVVEGIGEEKIFEGLELTADDWEEIEEYEYAFV, translated from the coding sequence ATGTCAAAAAAAAGAAAAAGAATCAGCAGAAGGAGATTGGCTGGCCAAAGAGTAATGGCTCATGTACCTATTTATCATATCGAAACTGGTAAACATAAACCAGTTACAGCAGCAAGAAGATTCATAGCTGAAAATGGTCTTTCTGCGCCTTCAGTTTTCAATGTCAGAAGAAATGAACACACCACCGATAGATTTTTTTGGGGTGAAAAAGGGTTATTTAGCGCCCAATATGCTGAAGAAAATCATTTTCTATTTCCATCACTAAAAGTTGTAGTTGAAGGAATTGGTGAAGAAAAAATATTTGAGGGTCTAGAACTTACTGCAGATGATTGGGAAGAGATTGAAGAATATGAATATGCTTTTGTTTAA
- a CDS encoding sensor histidine kinase, producing the protein MNLSKKFEELILKQLESFGCSMGVTNLVMYLASAKQGTKASFEMIGQWPQIDRLLTSIEDDPSLKVSSPNRRWYPLQENDILLGVLRVETDLKGGNWPVSLDSRLKALSISLAKCVSIELERQNKNEEINYLKNQVNVIIHQLRNPLAAIRTYAKLLIKRLGSDDDSIEIVERMIIEQKQINQYMNSFAKLNSPVQLPLEIGEERLLLPPNLDNKKVITVQSLLRPILERGKANADLENRDWTEPSLWPDWTISPLKAKYAVIAEIVANLLENAFKYAQKDAEIGLAITSNGLCIFDDGKKISKNENEKIFEKGFRGSAAKKKDGTGVGLFLARKLAKQIGGDLRLLENKSIDNTEKSKNLKKKNIFYLELPIKELHA; encoded by the coding sequence ATGAATCTTTCAAAAAAATTTGAAGAACTCATTTTAAAACAGCTAGAGAGTTTTGGTTGCTCAATGGGCGTGACTAATTTAGTAATGTATCTTGCTTCAGCTAAGCAAGGAACTAAAGCATCTTTTGAGATGATTGGTCAATGGCCACAAATTGATAGGCTTCTTACTTCAATAGAAGATGATCCTTCACTAAAGGTTTCATCGCCTAATAGAAGATGGTACCCGCTACAAGAAAACGATATTCTACTTGGTGTCCTTAGGGTAGAAACTGATTTAAAAGGAGGGAATTGGCCAGTATCTCTAGATTCTAGATTAAAAGCGCTTTCAATATCTTTAGCTAAATGCGTCTCTATCGAATTAGAACGTCAAAATAAGAATGAAGAAATCAATTATTTAAAAAATCAGGTCAATGTCATAATCCATCAATTAAGGAATCCATTGGCCGCTATTAGGACATATGCAAAATTACTAATAAAAAGACTTGGTTCAGATGATGATTCTATTGAAATAGTCGAACGCATGATAATAGAGCAAAAACAAATTAATCAATATATGAATTCTTTTGCGAAATTAAATTCACCTGTTCAACTTCCTCTTGAAATTGGAGAAGAAAGATTATTATTACCACCAAATTTAGATAATAAAAAGGTAATAACTGTTCAGAGTTTATTGAGGCCAATATTAGAAAGAGGTAAAGCTAATGCGGACTTAGAGAATAGAGATTGGACTGAACCTTCTCTTTGGCCAGATTGGACTATTTCGCCATTAAAGGCAAAATACGCTGTAATTGCTGAAATTGTGGCCAATTTATTAGAAAATGCGTTTAAATATGCCCAAAAAGATGCTGAAATTGGACTCGCAATTACGAGTAATGGACTTTGTATATTTGATGATGGTAAAAAAATATCCAAAAATGAAAACGAGAAAATTTTTGAAAAAGGTTTTAGAGGATCTGCCGCTAAAAAGAAGGACGGCACTGGTGTGGGACTTTTTTTGGCGAGGAAATTAGCAAAACAAATTGGAGGAGATTTGAGATTGCTGGAAAACAAATCGATTGATAATACTGAGAAATCAAAAAATCTTAAGAAGAAAAATATTTTCTATTTAGAACTACCTATAAAAGAATTGCATGCATAA
- a CDS encoding adenosylcobinamide-GDP ribazoletransferase, producing MAGSWIFYTTFPKIPLINPEFKNIAQFAPPIGFFIGTIQSYIFLFLRTNSWSIYASALICLASGYLITGGLHLDGLMDTFDGIFAGKKRRLKAMKDSKVGSFGVQALVFITLIQIACILKIQSLIIFVLPICLFWGRFSNLFFIEKFKYMSYKKKSISHKKFWNGFKKESLISIIFLLIFIAYQFVSITSQAILIKFLILILIGICLSYYIPNILGNKIGGFNGDACGASVVLVETAMLFMHAILL from the coding sequence TTGGCAGGCTCTTGGATTTTCTATACGACATTTCCAAAGATCCCTTTAATTAATCCCGAATTTAAAAATATTGCACAATTTGCACCTCCTATAGGATTTTTTATTGGGACAATACAGAGTTATATTTTTCTTTTTTTAAGAACAAACTCTTGGTCAATTTATGCATCTGCATTAATTTGTTTGGCTTCGGGATATTTAATTACTGGCGGTCTACACCTAGATGGTTTAATGGATACTTTCGATGGTATTTTTGCAGGTAAAAAGAGACGTTTAAAAGCCATGAAAGACAGTAAAGTTGGTTCCTTTGGAGTGCAAGCTTTAGTTTTTATAACTCTAATTCAAATTGCTTGCATATTAAAAATTCAAAGCCTAATAATTTTTGTTTTACCTATATGCTTATTTTGGGGAAGATTTTCAAATTTATTTTTTATTGAAAAGTTTAAATATATGAGTTATAAGAAAAAATCTATTAGTCACAAAAAGTTTTGGAATGGATTTAAAAAAGAATCTTTGATCTCCATTATTTTTCTTTTAATTTTCATTGCATACCAATTTGTTTCAATTACATCCCAAGCAATATTAATTAAATTTTTAATTCTTATTTTGATTGGTATTTGTTTAAGCTATTATATCCCAAACATACTAGGTAATAAAATTGGGGGCTTCAATGGAGATGCCTGCGGTGCAAGTGTTGTACTAGTTGAAACTGCAATGTTATTTATGCATGCAATTCTTTTATAG
- the tgt gene encoding tRNA guanosine(34) transglycosylase Tgt, translated as MFEFEITCNCSRTGARTGIFHTPNGLVNTPKFMPVGTLATVKGISSKQLTSTGSEMILSNTFHLHLQPGEKLVKESGGIHKFMNWPNPILTDSGGYQVFSLAKLNNISDKGVEFKNPRDGSHVFLSPEKVIQIQMDLGSDVAMAFDHCPPHTANENDIEDSLRRTHLWLQKCVETHQKSNQALFGIVQGGKYPKLREYSAKYTTSFDLPGIAVGGVSVGEAVEEIHSVINYVPKFLPINKPRYLMGIGSLREISLAVANGFDIFDCVLPTRLGRHGTAFFNDERLNLRNARFKNDFSPIDKTCKCETCKHYSRAYIHHLIRNDEILGLTLISLHNIAHLIRFTNAISAAIKDNCFTNDFAPWKTSSIAHHTW; from the coding sequence GTGTTTGAATTTGAAATTACATGTAATTGCAGTAGAACAGGCGCAAGAACTGGTATATTTCATACACCAAATGGTTTGGTAAACACTCCAAAATTTATGCCTGTGGGTACTTTGGCAACGGTTAAAGGAATTTCATCTAAGCAGTTAACCTCTACAGGATCAGAAATGATTCTCTCAAATACCTTTCATCTTCATTTACAACCTGGAGAAAAATTAGTTAAAGAATCTGGCGGAATACATAAGTTCATGAATTGGCCTAATCCTATTCTTACTGATTCAGGAGGATATCAAGTTTTTAGTTTGGCTAAATTAAACAATATTTCTGATAAAGGTGTGGAATTTAAAAATCCAAGAGATGGTAGTCATGTATTTTTATCACCTGAAAAAGTAATACAGATTCAGATGGATCTTGGATCGGATGTTGCGATGGCTTTTGATCATTGTCCTCCGCATACAGCTAACGAAAATGATATTGAGGATTCTTTACGAAGGACTCATTTATGGTTGCAAAAATGTGTTGAGACTCATCAGAAATCCAATCAAGCATTATTCGGTATAGTTCAAGGTGGTAAATATCCGAAATTAAGAGAATATAGTGCAAAATATACAACTTCTTTTGATCTTCCTGGGATAGCAGTGGGAGGTGTAAGTGTTGGAGAGGCAGTCGAAGAAATCCATAGTGTAATTAATTATGTCCCGAAATTCTTACCAATAAATAAACCAAGATATTTAATGGGAATTGGCTCTTTAAGAGAAATTTCTTTAGCAGTTGCTAATGGATTCGATATATTTGACTGTGTTTTGCCTACAAGACTAGGAAGACATGGGACTGCATTTTTTAATGATGAAAGATTGAATTTACGAAATGCTCGATTTAAAAATGACTTTTCTCCGATTGACAAAACTTGTAAATGCGAAACCTGTAAGCACTATTCTCGTGCATACATACATCATCTAATTAGAAATGATGAAATATTAGGTCTTACACTAATAAGTTTGCATAATATTGCCCATTTAATAAGATTTACCAATGCAATTTCTGCTGCAATTAAAGATAATTGTTTTACAAATGATTTCGCTCCTTGGAAAACATCCTCTATTGCTCACCATACGTGGTAA
- a CDS encoding photosystem II reaction center protein K has translation MLILLNTFAELPEAYKAFAPTVDVLPLIPLFFFLLVFVWQAAVGFK, from the coding sequence GTGCTCATTCTACTTAATACATTCGCTGAATTGCCTGAGGCTTACAAGGCCTTTGCTCCAACTGTTGATGTTCTTCCACTTATTCCTTTATTTTTCTTTTTGTTGGTATTTGTTTGGCAAGCTGCAGTTGGATTTAAATAA
- a CDS encoding Gfo/Idh/MocA family protein — protein sequence MQPTSSPVKVGVIGIGNMGWHHARVLSLLKDANLIGVADPNEERGKLAIEQFQCEWFKDYKDLIPKVDAICIAVPTLLHQKVGLDCLNGGTNVLIEKPIAANELEAKSLIEAANASNCLLQVGHIERFNPAFRELNKIVHNEEIVVLEARRHSPHADRANDVSVVMDLMIHDIDLVLELVNSKIQKLAAVGGRNSEGLIDYVNATLVFKNNVIASLTASKMSHKKIRSLSAHCQNGLVETDFLNHSLQIHRKSHESYTAEHGELVYRNDGYVEEVSTTSIEPLYAELEHFLKCVQGKEIPEVDGEQASRALKIADFIECAVENSGDAILLENPF from the coding sequence ATGCAACCAACCTCATCACCCGTAAAGGTTGGAGTCATAGGTATAGGGAATATGGGCTGGCATCATGCACGAGTACTAAGTTTGCTTAAAGATGCAAATCTCATTGGAGTAGCAGATCCAAATGAAGAGAGAGGTAAATTAGCTATTGAACAATTTCAATGTGAATGGTTCAAAGATTACAAGGACTTAATTCCAAAAGTTGATGCTATCTGCATAGCTGTGCCTACACTACTTCATCAAAAAGTAGGACTAGATTGTCTCAATGGAGGCACTAACGTACTCATTGAAAAACCAATTGCAGCTAACGAATTAGAAGCAAAATCCTTAATAGAGGCTGCTAATGCAAGTAACTGTCTATTACAAGTTGGTCATATTGAGAGATTTAATCCTGCTTTTAGGGAATTAAATAAAATAGTACATAATGAAGAAATTGTTGTTTTAGAAGCAAGGAGGCATAGTCCTCATGCAGACAGAGCAAATGATGTATCTGTAGTAATGGATTTAATGATTCATGACATTGACCTTGTTTTAGAGCTTGTAAACTCAAAAATACAAAAATTAGCAGCTGTTGGAGGCAGAAATAGCGAAGGATTAATAGATTATGTCAATGCTACTTTAGTTTTTAAAAATAATGTTATTGCAAGCTTAACTGCCAGCAAAATGAGTCACAAAAAAATTAGAAGTTTAAGTGCTCACTGTCAAAATGGTTTAGTAGAAACTGATTTCCTAAATCACTCTTTACAAATCCATCGAAAGTCTCATGAATCATATACTGCAGAACATGGCGAATTAGTTTATAGAAATGATGGATATGTCGAAGAAGTTAGCACAACCTCCATTGAACCTCTTTATGCGGAACTTGAGCATTTTCTTAAATGTGTTCAAGGCAAAGAAATTCCTGAGGTAGATGGTGAGCAAGCCTCAAGAGCTTTAAAAATTGCTGATTTTATAGAGTGTGCTGTAGAAAATTCTGGAGATGCGATTTTACTTGAAAATCCATTCTAA